A region from the Clostridium beijerinckii genome encodes:
- a CDS encoding L-aspartate oxidase translates to MNKFVDVLIIGSGVSGLYCALNLRKDLNVLVVCKDKISCTNTYLAQGGISVARGEKDIPSYIEDTLKAGKYKNDLEAVKVLTSESMYNVKSLINIGLKFDRNEDNSLNFTKEGAHSINRIVHTKDNTGENTAKILIEKVKQKDNINVYEDTYFIDIIEKENECIGAILVKENEQINVYAKSLVIATGGIGGLFNNSTSQRILTGDGLAVAAKHNIELKDVNYIQIHPTAFYEEENNVRRFLISESLRGEGGILTNVKGERFVNELLPRDVVSEAVYKQIRETETPYVNLDIRFLGQDYIINRFSTIYKECLKRGTDIAKEYIKVSPAQHFFMGGIKVDLNSKTSMENLYAVGEISCTGIHGANRLASNSLLEGLVFSRRAALSINNIVDNLEIKVSTVDKLNKSIEEIANENKELAMKVIKEKGGKLDDELLSCR, encoded by the coding sequence ATGAATAAATTTGTTGATGTATTAATAATAGGTTCAGGGGTATCAGGCCTTTATTGTGCATTAAATTTAAGAAAAGATTTAAATGTTTTAGTTGTATGCAAGGATAAAATTAGTTGTACTAATACTTATTTAGCTCAAGGGGGAATATCTGTTGCAAGAGGTGAAAAGGACATTCCTTCATATATAGAGGATACTTTAAAAGCTGGAAAGTACAAAAATGATTTAGAAGCAGTAAAAGTATTAACATCGGAATCTATGTATAATGTAAAAAGCTTAATAAATATAGGTTTGAAATTTGATAGAAATGAAGACAATAGTTTAAATTTTACTAAAGAGGGTGCACACTCTATAAATAGAATAGTGCACACAAAGGATAATACAGGGGAAAACACAGCTAAGATTCTTATTGAAAAAGTTAAACAAAAAGATAATATAAATGTTTATGAAGATACTTATTTTATAGATATCATAGAAAAGGAAAATGAATGTATTGGAGCTATATTGGTAAAAGAAAATGAGCAAATAAATGTTTATGCAAAATCCTTAGTCATTGCAACTGGCGGGATAGGTGGATTGTTTAATAATTCAACAAGTCAAAGAATATTAACAGGAGATGGACTAGCGGTTGCTGCAAAACATAACATAGAGCTAAAGGATGTTAATTATATTCAAATTCATCCAACAGCATTTTATGAGGAAGAAAATAATGTAAGGAGATTTTTAATATCTGAGTCTTTAAGAGGAGAAGGTGGAATCCTTACCAATGTAAAAGGTGAAAGGTTTGTAAATGAACTTTTGCCAAGAGATGTGGTTTCAGAAGCGGTTTATAAGCAAATAAGAGAAACAGAGACACCTTATGTAAATTTAGATATAAGATTTTTGGGACAAGATTATATAATAAATAGATTTTCAACTATTTATAAAGAGTGTTTAAAGAGAGGAACAGATATAGCAAAAGAATATATTAAAGTTTCACCAGCTCAGCATTTTTTTATGGGTGGTATAAAGGTAGATTTAAATTCTAAAACATCTATGGAAAATTTATATGCAGTTGGAGAAATAAGTTGTACAGGAATACATGGAGCTAATAGACTAGCAAGCAATTCTTTACTTGAAGGACTTGTATTTTCAAGAAGAGCTGCACTTTCGATTAACAATATTGTGGATAATTTGGAAATTAAAGTTTCTACTGTGGATAAATTAAATAAATCAATTGAAGAAATAGCAAATGAAAATAAAGAATTGGCTATGAAAGTTATAAAAGAAAAGGGTGGGAAGCTAGATGATGAATTACTTAGTTGTAGATAA
- a CDS encoding DNA polymerase I, producing the protein MKKLLILDSNSLMNRAFYALPPMNNSDGINTNAIYGFMNMLFKMKDEINPDSIIATFDLKAPTFRHKEYAEYKAGRNKMPPELAEQFPIIKELLNFMGIKIFEIEGFEADDLIGTVSKFAENNETEVFVVTGDKDALQLASDTTKIVITKKGVSETAIYDRKTFIDEFEVTPTQFIDVKGLMGDKSDNIPGVPGVGEKTAFKLIKEYGCIEEVLKNIDNIPGKKLKENLENNVEQAIFSKKLATIMREVPIEITLDDINCNEKENVLEIKKMLMRLEMKSILAKFKDEAFSEESKVEVNNIDTIEDMKELFLKKKDRIYIDYILTDSSTYSKLELEYLILGEENTGVIINFKDISSKNREESLKVLKVLMEDENIKKVIHNGKNFITFLNKYKIEIKGFDFDTEIAAYLIDSSKNKYEILELVNHYVGENPSEEGSNLKVILSSYLPAIYEKLKEKLHEENMDKLYYEVEHPLIYVLSSMESIGFNINEDMLDELKIKFKKEIEETQEIIFKLAEEEFNISSPKQLGKILFEKLDLPAMKKTKTGYSTNQEVLEKLMDKHEIIPKIMYYRQVTKINSTYIEGLKNVIDEDGRIHSNFNQTVTTTGRLSSTEPNLQNIPIRHELGREIRKVFIPMEENDILVSCDYSQIELRVLAHIADDENMIEAFKQHSDIHTKTASEVFKVPLDEVTSLMRSRAKAVNFGIVYGIGAFSLAKDLKITKKEAEEYMAIYFERYPKIKKYLENIVYDAQDTGYVLTILNRKRFIPEIKSSNKIVKALGDRLAMNAPIQGSAADIIKLAMVNVYNKLNEKKLKSELILQVHDELILNVKKEELEEVKKLVIREMENAIKLKVALDVDINTGHTWYEAK; encoded by the coding sequence ATGAAAAAATTATTAATTTTAGACTCAAATTCACTTATGAATAGGGCTTTTTATGCATTGCCTCCGATGAACAATAGTGATGGAATAAATACTAATGCCATTTATGGCTTTATGAATATGTTATTTAAGATGAAGGACGAAATTAATCCAGATAGTATAATTGCTACCTTTGACTTAAAAGCACCGACTTTTAGACATAAGGAATATGCAGAATATAAGGCAGGAAGAAATAAAATGCCACCAGAACTTGCAGAACAATTTCCTATAATTAAAGAATTGTTGAATTTTATGGGTATAAAGATTTTTGAAATAGAAGGTTTTGAAGCTGATGACCTAATTGGTACAGTTTCTAAATTTGCTGAAAATAATGAAACTGAAGTATTTGTAGTTACAGGAGATAAAGATGCACTTCAATTAGCATCTGATACTACTAAAATTGTAATTACTAAAAAGGGTGTTAGTGAAACAGCAATATATGATAGAAAAACCTTCATAGATGAATTTGAAGTAACACCAACTCAATTTATAGATGTTAAGGGACTTATGGGAGATAAGTCTGATAACATTCCAGGAGTTCCAGGTGTTGGAGAAAAAACTGCTTTTAAACTTATAAAAGAATATGGTTGCATTGAAGAAGTGTTAAAGAACATTGATAATATTCCAGGAAAGAAGCTTAAAGAAAATTTAGAGAACAATGTAGAACAAGCAATATTTTCTAAAAAACTTGCTACTATTATGAGGGAAGTTCCAATTGAGATAACATTAGATGATATTAATTGTAATGAAAAAGAAAATGTATTAGAAATTAAAAAAATGCTTATGAGACTTGAAATGAAATCTATTTTAGCCAAGTTTAAAGATGAAGCATTTTCAGAAGAATCTAAAGTTGAAGTTAATAATATAGATACAATTGAAGATATGAAAGAATTATTTTTAAAGAAGAAAGATAGAATTTATATAGATTATATTCTAACAGATTCATCTACATATTCTAAATTAGAACTTGAATATCTAATTTTAGGTGAAGAAAATACTGGTGTTATAATAAATTTCAAAGATATAAGTTCTAAAAATAGAGAAGAATCTCTAAAAGTTTTAAAAGTCCTAATGGAAGATGAAAATATTAAGAAGGTAATTCATAATGGGAAAAATTTCATTACCTTTTTAAACAAATATAAAATTGAAATTAAAGGATTCGATTTTGATACTGAAATAGCAGCTTATTTAATTGATTCCTCAAAGAATAAATATGAAATTTTAGAGCTTGTTAATCATTATGTTGGAGAAAATCCAAGTGAAGAAGGAAGTAATCTTAAAGTAATTCTTTCAAGCTATTTACCAGCAATTTATGAAAAATTAAAAGAAAAACTTCATGAAGAAAATATGGATAAACTTTATTATGAAGTTGAACATCCATTAATATATGTACTTTCATCTATGGAGAGCATTGGATTTAACATAAATGAAGATATGTTAGACGAATTGAAAATAAAATTTAAAAAAGAAATTGAGGAAACTCAAGAGATAATCTTTAAGTTAGCAGAAGAAGAATTTAATATAAGCTCACCTAAACAATTAGGTAAGATATTATTTGAAAAATTAGATTTGCCAGCAATGAAGAAGACTAAAACAGGATATTCAACTAATCAGGAAGTTTTAGAAAAATTAATGGATAAGCATGAGATAATTCCAAAAATAATGTATTATAGACAAGTTACAAAGATTAATTCTACATATATAGAAGGGTTAAAAAATGTAATTGATGAGGATGGACGTATTCATTCAAATTTCAATCAAACTGTTACTACAACAGGAAGATTGTCAAGTACAGAACCTAATTTACAAAATATTCCTATAAGGCATGAACTAGGTAGAGAAATAAGAAAAGTATTTATTCCAATGGAGGAAAATGATATACTTGTTTCTTGTGATTATTCTCAAATAGAATTAAGAGTTTTAGCTCATATTGCAGATGATGAAAATATGATAGAGGCGTTTAAACAACATAGTGATATTCATACCAAAACAGCTTCAGAAGTTTTTAAAGTGCCATTAGATGAAGTGACTTCTCTCATGAGAAGTAGAGCAAAAGCTGTAAACTTTGGAATAGTATATGGTATAGGTGCATTTAGTTTAGCTAAGGATTTAAAGATTACAAAAAAAGAAGCAGAAGAATATATGGCTATTTATTTTGAAAGATATCCTAAGATAAAAAAATACTTAGAAAATATAGTTTATGATGCACAGGATACAGGATATGTACTAACTATTTTAAATCGAAAAAGATTCATACCAGAAATAAAATCTTCCAATAAAATAGTAAAGGCTTTAGGAGATAGATTAGCTATGAATGCTCCAATTCAAGGGAGTGCAGCTGATATAATAAAACTTGCTATGGTTAATGTTTACAATAAATTAAATGAAAAGAAGCTAAAAAGCGAATTAATTCTACAAGTTCATGATGAACTTATATTGAATGTTAAAAAGGAAGAACTTGAAGAAGTAAAAAAATTAGTTATACGTGAAATGGAAAATGCTATTAAATTAAAAGTAGCACTTGATGTAGATATAAATACAGGACATACTTGGTATGAAGCAAAATAA
- a CDS encoding 4Fe-4S ferredoxin — translation MIRRVIKIDEEKCNGCGLCANACHEGAIGMVNGKAKLLRDDYCDGLGDCLPSCSTNAITFEEREAAEYDEEAVQIHMEKRKMEQKHIEVNKNEKISFGCPGSQSRVINHNKIEVKNVASTSEVTSQLNQWPVQIKLVPPNATYFNDANLLIAADCTAYACGDFHNKFIKNRITLIGCPKLDEGDYSEKLTAILKMNDIKSLTVVRMEVPCCGGIVNAVKNALKASEKMIPWQIVTISTNGEILE, via the coding sequence ATGATAAGAAGAGTTATTAAAATAGATGAAGAAAAGTGTAATGGATGTGGACTTTGTGCAAATGCATGTCATGAAGGTGCAATTGGTATGGTAAATGGGAAAGCAAAGTTATTACGTGATGATTATTGTGATGGACTTGGAGATTGTCTTCCATCTTGTTCAACTAATGCAATTACTTTTGAAGAACGTGAAGCGGCAGAATATGATGAAGAAGCTGTACAAATTCATATGGAAAAAAGAAAAATGGAACAAAAACATATAGAAGTAAATAAAAATGAAAAAATATCATTTGGCTGTCCAGGATCACAATCAAGAGTAATAAATCATAACAAAATAGAAGTTAAAAACGTTGCTAGTACTAGTGAGGTAACATCACAATTAAATCAATGGCCAGTACAAATTAAACTTGTACCACCTAATGCAACATATTTCAACGATGCTAATTTGCTTATAGCAGCAGATTGTACTGCTTATGCATGCGGAGATTTTCATAATAAATTTATAAAAAATAGAATTACATTAATAGGCTGTCCAAAACTTGACGAAGGAGATTATTCAGAAAAGCTTACAGCGATTTTAAAGATGAATGATATAAAAAGTCTTACAGTAGTAAGAATGGAAGTACCTTGCTGTGGAGGAATAGTAAATGCAGTTAAGAATGCATTAAAAGCAAGTGAAAAGATGATTCCTTGGCAAATAGTAACTATTTCAACTAATGGAGAAATTTTAGAGTAA
- a CDS encoding aminopeptidase, whose protein sequence is MFNDLLLKYAKLAVIKGINIQKDGLLVINSPIECSYFANMIAEEAYKVGASDVVINYNDEKFNKIRFNNSSKEVLSFTPDFERDRYNYYVEKNAAFLSISASDPDIFKDVDSDKISAHQKSKRVALEKYHDACNSNKNSWCIISIPTENWAKKVFSKDSSKIAIEKLWDAIFTVMRLKEDEPIDAWNTHVNLLHKKVSELNSHEFEYLHFTNSLGTDLKVGLAKNHIWCGGEDTTQDGLKFIANMPTEEVYTTPKLDEVNGIVFSSKPLSYCGNLINNFSLTFKDGKVIDCTAETGLNILKELINTDEGSSRLGEVALVPYNSPISNSNIIFYNTLYDENASCHLALGSSYPCCIKNGENMTKDEKKIACANVSLTHVDFMIGTKDTKIIGVKAKGEEFQVFRDGNWA, encoded by the coding sequence TTGTTTAATGATTTATTATTAAAATATGCAAAACTTGCCGTTATTAAAGGTATAAATATACAAAAAGATGGTCTATTAGTCATAAATAGTCCTATTGAGTGTAGTTATTTTGCAAATATGATTGCAGAAGAAGCTTATAAAGTTGGTGCTTCTGATGTTGTTATAAATTATAATGATGAGAAATTTAATAAAATTAGATTTAATAATTCTAGCAAAGAAGTTCTTTCTTTCACTCCAGATTTTGAGCGTGATAGATACAATTATTATGTAGAAAAAAATGCTGCCTTTTTAAGTATATCTGCATCTGATCCCGATATTTTCAAAGATGTAGATTCCGATAAAATATCAGCACATCAAAAAAGTAAACGCGTTGCTTTAGAAAAATATCATGATGCTTGTAATTCTAATAAAAATTCATGGTGCATAATTTCAATCCCAACAGAGAATTGGGCTAAGAAGGTATTTAGTAAAGATTCCTCTAAAATCGCCATAGAAAAATTATGGGATGCAATCTTTACTGTTATGAGACTTAAAGAAGATGAGCCTATAGATGCTTGGAATACTCATGTTAATCTTCTTCATAAAAAAGTATCAGAATTAAATTCTCATGAATTTGAATATTTGCACTTCACAAATTCTCTCGGAACTGATTTAAAGGTTGGATTAGCTAAAAATCACATTTGGTGTGGTGGAGAAGATACCACTCAAGATGGTCTTAAATTTATTGCAAATATGCCAACTGAAGAAGTTTATACTACTCCAAAATTAGATGAAGTAAATGGAATTGTATTTAGTTCAAAACCTTTAAGTTACTGTGGAAATTTAATAAATAATTTTTCATTAACCTTCAAAGATGGTAAAGTCATAGATTGCACTGCTGAAACTGGTTTAAATATTTTAAAAGAATTAATAAATACTGATGAAGGTTCAAGTCGTTTAGGTGAAGTTGCTTTAGTACCTTATAATTCTCCAATTTCAAATTCAAATATAATTTTTTACAACACATTATATGATGAAAATGCTTCGTGTCATTTAGCACTTGGTTCTTCATATCCATGTTGCATAAAAAATGGAGAAAACATGACTAAAGATGAGAAAAAAATAGCATGTGCAAATGTTTCATTAACACATGTTGATTTTATGATAGGAACTAAAGATACTAAAATAATTGGTGTAAAAGCTAAAGGAGAAGAATTTCAAGTATTTAGGGATGGGAATTGGGCATAA
- the trpS gene encoding tryptophan--tRNA ligase: MDKKIILTGDRPTGKLHIGHYIGSLKNRVALQESGLYESFIMIADQQALTDNARNPEIIKKSLTEVALDYLAVGIDPSKSNIFIQSQIPELNELTMHYLNLVTLSRLERNPTVKQEIRQKNFENSIPAGFLIYPVSQAADITAFKATTVPVGEDQLPMIEQTREIVRSFNSIYGEVLVEPEAVLPSSNAGRLPGTDGKAKMSKSIGNCIYLSDDADTIKKKVMSMYTDANHIRVEDPGQIEGNTVFTYLDVFATDKDVVEEMKEHYKRGGLGDMKVKKYLNEVMQAELEPIRNRRIEFEKDIDAIYEMLKDGSDKARAVASNTLKEVRQAMGLEYFTRK, encoded by the coding sequence ATGGATAAGAAAATAATATTAACAGGAGATAGACCAACTGGGAAATTACATATAGGTCACTATATAGGTTCTTTAAAAAATAGAGTAGCACTTCAAGAGTCAGGTCTATATGAAAGCTTTATAATGATTGCAGACCAACAAGCTTTAACTGATAATGCAAGAAACCCTGAAATAATAAAAAAGAGTTTAACAGAAGTTGCATTGGATTATCTAGCAGTTGGAATTGACCCAAGTAAATCTAATATATTTATACAATCGCAAATACCAGAATTAAATGAACTTACAATGCATTATTTAAATCTTGTTACATTATCAAGATTAGAAAGAAATCCAACAGTTAAACAAGAAATAAGACAGAAGAACTTTGAAAACAGTATTCCAGCTGGATTCCTTATATATCCTGTAAGTCAAGCTGCTGATATAACAGCATTTAAAGCAACTACAGTTCCGGTTGGAGAAGATCAATTACCTATGATTGAACAAACTAGAGAAATTGTTAGAAGTTTTAATTCTATATATGGAGAAGTTTTAGTTGAACCAGAAGCTGTTCTTCCAAGTTCTAATGCTGGAAGATTACCTGGTACTGATGGAAAAGCTAAGATGAGCAAATCAATAGGAAATTGTATATATTTATCTGATGATGCAGATACAATTAAAAAGAAAGTTATGTCAATGTATACAGATGCGAATCATATAAGAGTAGAAGATCCGGGACAAATAGAAGGAAATACTGTATTTACATATTTAGATGTTTTTGCAACTGATAAGGATGTAGTAGAAGAAATGAAAGAACATTACAAACGTGGTGGACTTGGGGATATGAAGGTTAAAAAATATTTAAATGAAGTAATGCAAGCTGAACTTGAACCAATAAGAAACAGAAGAATAGAGTTTGAAAAAGATATTGATGCAATATATGAAATGTTAAAAGATGGTAGTGATAAAGCTAGAGCAGTAGCATCAAATACTTTAAAAGAAGTTCGTCAAGCAATGGGTTTAGAATATTTCACAAGAAAATAG
- a CDS encoding universal stress protein, translating into MNKRKVLIPIDGTERSMHSLEFVKEIFPKGSVEIIIMNVKELVLINEMIVADEIQFAQELGDEILEAAKEKMKDYKTETYFTFGYPGDEIIKKAIEENIGIIVMTKSTKRGLTRMIGSVTTNVVKRAKCIVMIVPNEFTISIN; encoded by the coding sequence ATGAATAAAAGGAAAGTGTTAATACCTATAGATGGAACTGAAAGAAGTATGCATTCTTTGGAGTTTGTAAAAGAGATATTTCCCAAAGGCTCAGTAGAAATTATTATAATGAATGTAAAAGAATTGGTATTAATAAACGAAATGATAGTTGCTGATGAAATACAGTTTGCTCAAGAATTGGGAGACGAAATATTAGAAGCAGCTAAAGAAAAGATGAAAGACTATAAAACTGAAACATATTTTACTTTTGGATATCCAGGAGATGAAATTATAAAGAAGGCAATTGAAGAAAATATAGGAATAATAGTTATGACAAAGTCTACCAAAAGGGGCTTGACTAGAATGATAGGTTCAGTTACAACAAATGTTGTGAAACGTGCAAAATGTATTGTAATGATAGTGCCAAATGAGTTTACAATTAGTATTAATTAA
- a CDS encoding ribonuclease P, with protein sequence MRAVYRNPKELATCLKDIVDAHDDDLISYEKMEERIMKLVEANKEAIYKEKNMSVKIANVLGNKREEIINKVVQSKMKPEA encoded by the coding sequence ATGAGAGCAGTTTATAGAAACCCAAAAGAATTAGCAACATGTTTAAAGGATATTGTAGATGCACATGATGATGATTTAATTTCATATGAAAAGATGGAAGAAAGAATCATGAAACTTGTTGAGGCAAATAAGGAAGCTATTTATAAAGAAAAGAACATGTCTGTAAAGATAGCCAACGTTTTAGGCAATAAAAGGGAAGAAATTATTAATAAAGTAGTACAAAGTAAAATGAAACCAGAAGCTTAA
- the nadC gene encoding carboxylating nicotinate-nucleotide diphosphorylase produces MMNYLVVDKIIKNALIEDIPSEDITTNSIVDTKSISTVELLCKEEGIIAGLEVFKRVFDILGNVEVELYKCDGDTVYPKDKVGFLKGSTRNLLIGERIALNLLQRMSGIATLTNKYIQEIKHTNAKLLDTRKTTPNLRILEKYSVKVGGGENHRFNLSDGVMLKDNHISAAGGIKNAVELVRKNSSFVRKIEVETENLEMVKEALDAKADIIMLDNMSLDMARKSVELINKRSLTEFSGNVELSNIKEIAEIGVDYISVGALTHSAKILDLSMKNLTLL; encoded by the coding sequence ATGATGAATTACTTAGTTGTAGATAAGATAATAAAGAATGCACTTATAGAAGATATTCCAAGTGAAGATATAACAACAAATTCAATTGTAGACACAAAAAGCATTTCTACAGTAGAGTTATTATGCAAAGAAGAAGGAATAATTGCAGGGCTTGAAGTTTTCAAAAGAGTATTTGATATACTCGGAAATGTGGAAGTTGAATTATATAAATGTGATGGGGATACGGTATATCCAAAAGATAAAGTGGGATTTTTAAAAGGAAGCACTAGGAATTTATTGATTGGGGAAAGAATAGCATTGAACTTATTACAAAGAATGAGTGGAATAGCTACCTTAACCAATAAATATATTCAAGAAATAAAGCACACAAATGCAAAGTTATTAGATACTAGAAAAACAACTCCAAATCTTAGAATATTAGAAAAATATTCAGTGAAAGTTGGAGGTGGAGAAAATCACAGGTTTAATTTATCAGATGGAGTTATGCTTAAGGATAATCACATAAGTGCAGCTGGTGGAATAAAAAATGCTGTAGAGCTTGTAAGAAAGAATTCGTCATTTGTTAGAAAAATAGAAGTTGAAACTGAAAATTTAGAAATGGTGAAGGAAGCATTAGACGCAAAGGCAGATATAATAATGCTTGATAATATGAGCTTGGATATGGCTCGTAAATCAGTGGAGCTCATAAATAAAAGATCTTTAACAGAATTTTCAGGGAACGTGGAATTAAGCAATATTAAAGAAATAGCAGAAATAGGAGTAGATTATATATCGGTTGGAGCTTTAACTCATTCTGCTAAGATACTAGATTTGAGCATGAAAAACTTAACTTTACTTTAA
- a CDS encoding dephospho-CoA kinase has product MIKVGLTGGIGTGKSTVSDILRREKFKVIDADIIAKEVMEKNPQILEMVRVQFGSGFFDWRGEFRRKEFGNHIFRFPKQRIKYESIIMPYIKQSIEDNIKAYEIKGEKIIIIDAPTLIENNLNVEMDYVILVYADNSVQIQRVMNRDKLTKIEAVSRINSQMSMEEKKEYANIIIDNNTDLIDTQKQVYDLIDFMKLIC; this is encoded by the coding sequence ATGATTAAGGTTGGTTTAACAGGGGGAATTGGTACTGGAAAAAGTACTGTATCCGATATTTTAAGAAGAGAAAAATTCAAAGTTATTGATGCGGATATTATAGCTAAAGAAGTAATGGAAAAAAACCCTCAAATATTAGAAATGGTTCGGGTACAATTTGGATCAGGTTTCTTTGATTGGAGGGGGGAATTTAGAAGAAAAGAATTTGGAAATCATATCTTTAGATTTCCTAAACAAAGAATAAAATATGAAAGTATTATTATGCCTTATATTAAACAAAGCATAGAAGACAATATAAAAGCATATGAAATAAAAGGTGAAAAAATAATAATAATAGATGCTCCAACTTTGATTGAAAATAATTTAAATGTTGAAATGGATTATGTGATACTTGTATATGCTGACAATTCGGTTCAAATCCAAAGGGTTATGAACAGAGATAAATTAACTAAGATTGAAGCAGTTAGCAGAATAAATTCTCAAATGTCTATGGAAGAAAAGAAGGAGTATGCCAATATTATCATTGATAATAATACTGATTTAATTGACACGCAAAAGCAAGTTTACGATTTAATTGATTTTATGAAATTAATATGCTAA
- a CDS encoding lytic transglycosylase, protein MKFIRKIFCTLIVLIAVIIAIGVGSKYVIKENFFPYKYKEYVDKYSSQYNLDPLFVLAVIKTESKFDDNAQSHKNAVGLMQITVETGAWAAKEMGFNTFSKDDLYNEEYNIRMGCWYLRRLNDTFDGDLDLTIAAYNAGPTNVNTWLENEKYSSDGKSIDYIPFGETKKYVDKVDTYYHVYEYLYNGKESYFDIDKIVEITKSLLNVHFLS, encoded by the coding sequence ATGAAATTTATAAGAAAAATCTTTTGTACACTAATAGTCTTAATAGCAGTTATAATCGCAATTGGAGTAGGTTCTAAATATGTTATAAAAGAGAATTTTTTTCCTTATAAGTATAAAGAATATGTAGATAAGTATAGTAGCCAATACAATTTAGATCCATTATTTGTATTAGCAGTAATAAAGACTGAAAGTAAATTTGATGATAATGCACAGTCCCACAAAAATGCAGTAGGGCTTATGCAAATAACTGTTGAAACAGGAGCATGGGCAGCTAAGGAAATGGGATTTAATACATTTTCTAAAGATGATTTATATAACGAAGAATACAATATTAGAATGGGATGCTGGTATCTGAGAAGGTTAAATGATACCTTTGATGGTGATTTAGATTTAACAATTGCTGCTTATAATGCAGGTCCAACTAACGTAAATACGTGGCTTGAAAATGAAAAATATTCTTCAGATGGAAAAAGCATAGATTATATACCTTTTGGAGAAACAAAGAAATATGTTGATAAAGTAGATACTTATTATCATGTGTATGAATATCTTTATAATGGGAAAGAAAGTTATTTTGACATAGATAAAATAGTGGAAATAACAAAAAGTCTTTTAAATGTACATTTTTTAAGCTAA
- a CDS encoding quinolinate synthase: MGTKLVQEILRLKRERNAVILAHYYQPGAIQELADFVGDSYYLSKIARECNEEVIMFCGVRFMAESAKILSPQKTVLMPCPSAGCSMADMASGQAVVELKKKYPEAYVVCYINSTYNVKAHCDVAVTSSSALKILKNVPNKQIMFLPDRNLGGYISEFFPEKEFILWDGFCRCHNKISREDILKEKEKHKDAKVLVHPECTKEIRDIADYIGSTSGIIDYATSDEGNEFIIGTEEGILHELNKKNPNKSFFIPGDSICCQDMKKTTLENLYDALLNMHNEITLDENIRIKALRCLENMHILGSIETTDKLQYTETTNKSGN, encoded by the coding sequence ATGGGGACAAAATTAGTGCAAGAAATATTAAGATTAAAAAGAGAAAGAAATGCAGTTATTCTTGCTCATTATTATCAACCAGGAGCTATACAAGAACTAGCAGATTTTGTAGGAGATTCCTATTATTTAAGTAAAATAGCTAGAGAGTGTAACGAAGAAGTTATAATGTTTTGTGGAGTTAGGTTTATGGCTGAAAGTGCAAAAATTTTATCACCACAAAAAACAGTTTTAATGCCATGTCCTAGTGCAGGATGTTCAATGGCTGATATGGCTAGTGGACAGGCTGTAGTAGAGTTAAAGAAAAAATATCCAGAGGCTTATGTAGTATGTTATATAAATTCAACATACAATGTAAAGGCTCATTGTGATGTAGCGGTAACATCTTCAAGTGCATTAAAGATATTAAAAAATGTACCTAATAAGCAAATAATGTTTTTACCAGATAGAAATCTAGGTGGATATATTTCAGAATTTTTCCCGGAAAAAGAATTTATATTATGGGATGGATTTTGTAGATGTCATAATAAAATCAGCAGAGAGGATATATTAAAGGAAAAAGAAAAACATAAAGATGCAAAAGTATTAGTGCATCCAGAGTGTACCAAAGAAATTAGAGATATAGCAGATTATATAGGAAGTACAAGTGGGATAATAGACTATGCAACTAGTGATGAGGGGAATGAGTTTATAATAGGAACAGAAGAAGGAATTTTACATGAATTAAATAAGAAAAATCCTAATAAAAGCTTTTTCATTCCTGGAGATAGTATATGTTGTCAAGATATGAAGAAGACAACCCTTGAAAATTTATATGATGCCCTATTAAATATGCACAATGAAATAACTTTAGATGAAAATATTAGAATAAAAGCTCTAAGATGTTTAGAGAACATGCATATATTGGGATCTATAGAAACTACAGATAAATTACAATATACAGAAACTACAAATAAGTCAGGCAATTAG